One window of the Nocardioides jiangxiensis genome contains the following:
- a CDS encoding DUF1304 domain-containing protein, producing the protein MLTAAAVFAALAGLLHVYIWAMESLVFTSRGRKVFGLSAEQAADERVRELFYNQGFYNLFLAVGALVGVVLVLTDCAGGRALVWFTTGSMLGAALVLVTHNPKMLRGGVVQGTLPLLALAGLAVDALTR; encoded by the coding sequence ATGCTGACTGCTGCCGCCGTGTTCGCTGCCCTCGCGGGTCTGCTGCACGTGTACATCTGGGCGATGGAGTCGCTCGTCTTCACCAGCCGGGGCCGCAAGGTCTTCGGGCTGAGCGCGGAGCAGGCCGCGGACGAGCGGGTCCGCGAGCTCTTCTACAACCAGGGGTTCTACAACCTCTTCCTGGCGGTCGGTGCGCTCGTCGGCGTCGTCCTCGTGCTGACCGACTGCGCGGGAGGTCGCGCGCTCGTCTGGTTCACCACGGGGTCGATGCTCGGCGCAGCGCTGGTGCTGGTGACCCACAACCCGAAGATGCTGCGCGGCGGCGTCGTCCAGGGCACGCTTCCGCTGCTGGCCCTGGCCGGCCTCGCCGTCGACGCGCTCACGCGCTGA
- a CDS encoding DUF4192 domain-containing protein: MTETTRAGAVFTARTPEDLLAVVPRVLGFHPEESLVMLTFGGRRSFHARVDLPRSPSDIDAVVQTLLVPALRERPPTVLFVAYSSDAGRAARTALRASDVFDGRGFAVIAPMRSDGRSWFDVVAGADPDQAEPHPYDVAAHLLTAQAVLEGRVTLGSRDELVASVAVDPGAAAGVLVAARADAGWRPTQRSLRVLVGRARSRSGPLTDLEVARVAVACLHPSVRDAAWCGLSRETAEEHVELWRALVVRTPDELVAGAAAVLAFCAWLAGHGALAWCAVDRARLADPHCSLAVLVADLLEGAVPPAAWSPIDGPGGAAKA, encoded by the coding sequence ATGACCGAGACCACCAGGGCCGGTGCCGTCTTCACCGCCCGGACGCCCGAGGACCTGCTCGCCGTCGTGCCGCGCGTGCTGGGCTTCCATCCCGAGGAGTCGCTCGTGATGCTGACCTTCGGCGGGCGTCGCTCCTTCCACGCGCGCGTCGACCTCCCCAGGAGTCCCTCCGACATCGACGCCGTGGTGCAGACGCTGCTGGTCCCGGCCCTGCGGGAGCGCCCGCCGACGGTGCTCTTCGTGGCGTACTCGTCCGACGCCGGCCGCGCCGCCCGCACGGCCCTGCGAGCGAGTGACGTCTTCGACGGCCGAGGCTTCGCCGTGATCGCGCCGATGCGCAGCGACGGGCGCAGCTGGTTCGACGTCGTCGCCGGCGCCGATCCGGACCAGGCGGAGCCCCATCCGTACGACGTGGCTGCGCACCTGCTGACCGCGCAGGCCGTCCTTGAGGGGCGGGTGACCCTCGGCTCGCGCGACGAGCTCGTGGCGTCGGTCGCCGTGGACCCGGGCGCCGCGGCGGGAGTGCTGGTGGCGGCGAGGGCCGACGCGGGGTGGCGCCCGACGCAGCGGTCGCTGCGTGTGCTCGTCGGGAGGGCCAGGAGCCGGTCCGGGCCGCTCACCGACCTCGAGGTGGCCCGCGTGGCTGTCGCCTGCCTGCATCCGTCCGTCCGTGACGCCGCCTGGTGCGGGCTCTCCCGGGAGACAGCCGAGGAGCACGTGGAGCTGTGGCGCGCCCTCGTCGTGCGCACCCCCGACGAGCTGGTCGCGGGAGCGGCAGCGGTGCTGGCCTTCTGTGCCTGGCTCGCCGGCCACGGTGCACTCGCCTGGTGCGCGGTCGACCGCGCCCGGCTCGCCGACCCGCACTGCTCGCTGGCGGTGCTCGTGGCCGACCTGCTCGAGGGCGCGGTGCCGCCCGCGGCGTGGTCACCCATCGACGGGCCGGGCGGCGCCGCGAAGGCGTAG
- a CDS encoding HhH-GPD-type base excision DNA repair protein translates to MAFQIAQDPAADQVLTDSSFALLAGMALDQQYPMEHAFRGPAKILDRFGSIDPRDIAAADPESFAALCATTPAIHRFPGSMAGKLQALAQLIVDEYDGDTARLWNEAKDGKDLLKRMTALPGFGKQKAQIFIALLAKQVGVRPEGWETVVGDYALEGHRSVADVVDGASLLKVREYKQAKKAAAKG, encoded by the coding sequence ATGGCCTTCCAGATCGCCCAGGACCCCGCTGCCGACCAGGTCCTCACCGACAGCTCCTTCGCCCTGCTCGCCGGCATGGCCCTCGACCAGCAGTACCCCATGGAGCACGCCTTCCGCGGCCCGGCCAAGATCCTCGACCGGTTCGGCAGCATCGATCCGCGCGACATCGCCGCTGCCGACCCGGAGTCGTTCGCGGCCCTCTGCGCGACGACCCCGGCGATCCACCGCTTTCCCGGCTCGATGGCCGGCAAGCTCCAGGCGCTGGCCCAGCTGATCGTCGACGAGTACGACGGTGACACCGCGCGCCTGTGGAACGAGGCGAAGGACGGCAAGGACCTCCTGAAGCGGATGACCGCGCTGCCGGGCTTCGGCAAGCAGAAGGCGCAGATCTTCATCGCGCTCCTCGCGAAGCAGGTCGGCGTTCGCCCGGAGGGCTGGGAGACGGTCGTCGGTGACTACGCGCTCGAGGGCCACCGCTCCGTGGCGGACGTCGTCGATGGCGCGTCACTGCTGAAGGTCCGCGAGTACAAGCAGGCGAAGAAGGCCGCCGCCAAGGGCTAG
- a CDS encoding DUF456 domain-containing protein — MDFRYDLIFLLLTVVGLVGILVPVLPGTILIACTSIGWAATVGVPAAWWVAALVVALSLTGTFLQYAVPGRRLQSAGVPRSTLLVGALTGVVGFFVVPVVGLPLGFVLGVFLAESRRIGPDAARSRTWSAVKAVGLSMLIELAFALASVTALVVGMATT, encoded by the coding sequence GTGGACTTCCGCTACGACCTGATCTTCCTGCTGCTCACCGTGGTCGGGCTGGTCGGCATCCTCGTTCCCGTGCTCCCGGGCACGATCCTCATCGCCTGCACCTCGATCGGCTGGGCCGCCACGGTGGGCGTGCCCGCCGCGTGGTGGGTCGCCGCCCTCGTGGTGGCGCTGAGCCTCACCGGCACCTTCCTCCAGTACGCCGTGCCGGGACGCCGCCTCCAGTCGGCCGGCGTACCCCGGTCGACGCTCCTGGTCGGAGCCCTGACCGGCGTCGTCGGGTTCTTCGTGGTGCCGGTCGTCGGGCTGCCCCTCGGCTTCGTCCTCGGTGTCTTCCTCGCCGAGTCGCGCCGGATCGGACCGGACGCCGCCCGCTCCCGCACGTGGAGCGCGGTGAAGGCCGTCGGCCTCTCGATGCTGATCGAGCTCGCCTTCGCGCTCGCCTCCGTCACCGCCCTCGTCGTCGGCATGGCCACCACCTGA
- a CDS encoding DUF7455 domain-containing protein — MTTAVAPASTLTATDRCDRCGAQAYLKVELASGFELLFCAHHAREHETKLREVAVNVVDETAKLSS, encoded by the coding sequence GTGACCACTGCAGTTGCTCCCGCCAGCACCCTGACCGCCACCGACCGCTGTGACCGCTGCGGCGCGCAGGCCTACCTCAAGGTCGAGCTCGCCTCCGGTTTCGAGCTTCTCTTCTGCGCCCACCACGCTCGCGAGCACGAGACGAAGCTGCGTGAGGTCGCCGTCAACGTCGTCGACGAGACCGCCAAGCTTTCTTCCTGA
- a CDS encoding phosphatase PAP2 family protein produces the protein MDQLIARESTPTSSPATTSRIWLAGPLGLWAVVGTFIVLGVIRSMQVDVPFRDPHGAYWTSRLELTAAIFVGCVLLEGIVRAGLPLSPARVWRVIREKWSLARLVYSWLALLAYHATYLTYHNLKSWNDLRTPRDGMLLDWDRALFLGHSPAVLLHDLLGEHVAAWVLFVWYETFPTLVVIAFPACVALAGRVKDAYVCIAAFVWVWMLGTGTYYLIPTLGPFHSAPEEFSGLPHMPIQDTQARYMGQWEHLRADPHAHDAFAQVAAFASLHVGVAAVILGVVWWHRLRLATIAMTVFVAGTMVATVYLGWHFFVDDLAGLAIAALAWVLGPLTVGVRRRPVRAS, from the coding sequence GTGGACCAGCTGATTGCGCGCGAGAGCACGCCGACCTCGTCACCGGCGACGACCTCCCGCATCTGGCTCGCGGGGCCCCTCGGCCTGTGGGCCGTCGTCGGCACCTTCATCGTCCTGGGCGTCATCCGCTCGATGCAGGTCGACGTCCCGTTCCGCGACCCGCACGGCGCCTACTGGACCAGCCGACTCGAGCTGACCGCCGCGATCTTCGTGGGCTGCGTGCTGCTCGAGGGCATCGTCCGGGCAGGCCTGCCGCTGTCGCCGGCGCGCGTGTGGCGGGTGATCCGCGAGAAGTGGTCGCTTGCGCGCCTGGTGTACTCGTGGCTGGCCCTGCTGGCCTACCACGCGACGTACCTGACCTATCACAACCTGAAGAGCTGGAACGACCTCCGCACCCCGCGCGACGGAATGCTCCTCGACTGGGACCGGGCGCTCTTCCTCGGTCACAGCCCGGCCGTCCTGCTGCACGACCTGCTCGGCGAGCACGTCGCCGCCTGGGTCCTGTTCGTCTGGTACGAGACCTTCCCGACCCTGGTGGTCATCGCGTTCCCCGCCTGCGTCGCCCTCGCCGGGCGGGTGAAGGACGCCTACGTCTGCATCGCCGCGTTCGTCTGGGTGTGGATGCTCGGCACGGGCACCTACTACCTGATCCCCACGCTGGGGCCCTTCCACTCCGCTCCGGAGGAGTTCTCCGGGCTGCCGCACATGCCGATCCAGGACACCCAGGCCCGCTACATGGGGCAGTGGGAGCACCTCCGTGCCGACCCGCACGCGCACGACGCGTTCGCCCAGGTGGCGGCGTTCGCGAGCCTCCACGTGGGTGTCGCCGCGGTGATCCTCGGCGTCGTCTGGTGGCACCGCCTGCGCCTGGCCACCATCGCGATGACCGTCTTCGTGGCCGGCACGATGGTCGCGACGGTCTACCTCGGCTGGCACTTCTTCGTGGACGACCTGGCCGGTCTCGCCATCGCGGCGCTCGCCTGGGTCCTCGGCCCGCTGACCGTCGGCGTACGACGTCGGCCGGTGCGCGCCTCATGA
- a CDS encoding glycosyltransferase, with translation MSEPGKRFWSRIRFLVSWTLALALVGIGLPRAVDVSWHGVVPVLKSLHWPALVVLVVIWFLGLFVHSFVLTAAAPSLTHRRALTLNVTGSAVSNVVPLGGAAGVELNRRMMRGWGIESHSFVGYTFLTNLWDVLSKLMLPIIAVAVFARSDETVTGPLKWAFIVGAISFAVVAGVAVMLLGSVRWATFLGRVIQRALHPFFSAVGRQEPDVVHALLETRRECKQLVANGWLRMSLGIMGYVALQCLLLGICLQLTGANVTWVDVLAGFAVERMLTVLPITPGGVGVADLGLVGVLLAFGGDPAGVTAAAVLYRGFVFAAEIPVGGGTLGLWLLGQRLKARNAPLRVRVPGETRRIAHVTDVFLPRLGGIETHVDDLVRHQRAVGLEAEVLTPTPAGDGRDPSWVRRLPAGRARALVADYDVVHVHVSMWSPYGVGVARAAIAAGLPTLITVHSMWAGAGGVIRLAALAGLRRWPVAWSAVSGAAADTFRRSLGDGEVAVLPNAIDVEAWRPPAPALAEATAAAPDPQGPVTLISVMRLMPRKRPVHLVRLFESVRAAVPGADVRLVVVGDGPLRRRMERRIRRSGLGDVVRLTGRLPREDVLQELRAASVYVAPAPKESFGIAALEARCAGLPIVASRASGVGEFVRHQEDGLLVAGDVEMTRALVRLVVDGDLRARITTHNRDVAPPFDWTDVLAQTDDLYAVAAARAGVPAAADDAVVVPLLAEEA, from the coding sequence ATGAGCGAGCCGGGGAAGCGGTTCTGGTCCCGTATCCGCTTCCTCGTCTCCTGGACGCTGGCCCTCGCGCTCGTCGGCATCGGCCTGCCCCGGGCGGTCGACGTGTCGTGGCACGGTGTCGTGCCGGTGCTCAAGTCGCTGCACTGGCCGGCCCTGGTGGTGCTCGTCGTGATCTGGTTCCTCGGCCTGTTCGTGCACTCGTTCGTGCTCACGGCTGCGGCACCGAGCCTCACGCACCGGCGCGCGCTGACCCTCAACGTGACCGGCAGCGCCGTGTCCAACGTCGTTCCCCTCGGGGGTGCGGCGGGCGTCGAGCTCAACCGGCGCATGATGCGCGGCTGGGGCATCGAGTCCCACTCGTTCGTGGGCTACACGTTCCTCACCAACCTGTGGGACGTGCTCTCCAAGCTGATGCTGCCGATCATCGCGGTGGCCGTCTTCGCGCGCTCCGACGAGACGGTGACGGGTCCGCTCAAGTGGGCGTTCATCGTCGGCGCGATCTCGTTCGCCGTGGTCGCGGGCGTCGCGGTGATGCTCCTCGGAAGCGTGCGCTGGGCGACCTTCCTCGGACGGGTCATTCAGCGGGCCCTCCACCCGTTCTTCTCGGCCGTCGGCAGGCAGGAGCCGGACGTCGTCCACGCCCTGCTCGAGACCCGGCGCGAGTGCAAGCAGCTGGTCGCGAACGGCTGGCTCCGCATGTCGCTGGGCATCATGGGATACGTCGCGCTGCAGTGCCTCCTGCTCGGGATCTGCCTGCAGCTGACCGGTGCCAACGTCACCTGGGTGGACGTGCTCGCGGGCTTCGCGGTCGAGCGCATGCTCACGGTGCTGCCCATCACGCCGGGCGGTGTTGGCGTCGCCGATCTCGGCCTGGTCGGCGTCCTGCTCGCGTTCGGTGGCGATCCCGCCGGTGTGACCGCTGCAGCCGTGCTCTACCGCGGCTTCGTCTTCGCCGCCGAGATCCCGGTCGGCGGCGGCACCCTCGGCCTGTGGCTGCTCGGCCAGCGGCTGAAGGCCCGCAACGCCCCGCTGCGGGTGCGCGTCCCGGGGGAGACCCGGCGCATCGCCCACGTGACCGACGTCTTCCTGCCCCGACTCGGCGGGATCGAGACCCATGTCGACGACCTCGTCCGTCACCAGCGCGCGGTCGGGCTCGAGGCCGAGGTGCTCACCCCGACGCCGGCCGGCGACGGCCGGGACCCGTCGTGGGTACGCCGGCTGCCTGCGGGTCGCGCCCGCGCACTGGTCGCCGACTACGACGTCGTCCACGTGCACGTCTCGATGTGGTCTCCCTACGGCGTCGGCGTGGCCCGGGCGGCGATCGCTGCAGGCCTCCCGACGCTGATCACCGTGCACTCGATGTGGGCTGGTGCCGGTGGTGTCATCCGGCTCGCTGCGCTGGCCGGGCTGCGCCGCTGGCCGGTGGCCTGGTCGGCGGTGAGCGGCGCAGCGGCCGACACGTTCCGGCGTTCGCTCGGCGACGGTGAGGTCGCGGTCCTGCCCAACGCCATCGACGTGGAGGCGTGGCGCCCTCCCGCGCCCGCGCTCGCGGAAGCGACGGCCGCAGCCCCCGATCCGCAGGGACCCGTCACGCTCATCTCGGTCATGCGCCTCATGCCCCGCAAGCGCCCCGTGCACCTGGTGCGGCTCTTCGAGTCGGTGCGCGCCGCCGTTCCCGGTGCCGACGTCCGCCTCGTGGTCGTCGGCGACGGCCCGCTCCGCCGGCGCATGGAGCGCCGGATCCGCCGTTCGGGTCTCGGCGACGTCGTCCGGCTGACCGGGCGCCTGCCGCGCGAGGACGTGCTCCAGGAGCTCCGCGCCGCGTCGGTCTACGTCGCGCCGGCCCCCAAGGAGTCGTTCGGCATCGCCGCGCTCGAGGCGCGGTGCGCCGGACTGCCGATCGTGGCCAGCCGCGCGAGCGGGGTGGGGGAGTTCGTCCGCCACCAGGAGGACGGCCTGCTCGTCGCCGGTGACGTGGAGATGACCCGCGCGCTGGTCCGCCTCGTCGTCGACGGCGACCTGCGGGCCCGGATCACGACGCACAACCGCGACGTCGCGCCGCCCTTCGACTGGACCGACGTGCTGGCCCAGACCGACGACCTGTACGCCGTGGCCGCAGCGCGAGCCGGGGTACCTGCAGCGGCCGACGACGCCGTCGTGGTGCCCCTGCTCGCCGAGGAGGCCTGA
- a CDS encoding prealbumin-like fold domain-containing protein, whose product MLHSSLRARIRTLRLVPAAFLIALAPALVPAGSQAVVDSTFNTQDGDLAVNPAPDWAGVSETRQPDQPTGASDDSFGNGTKEDTAVPAVIDGSIPNNKSDLKNFGVYFEDSAQGRFLHLFWHRVQEPSGTTNMDFEFNHSSTLSANGVTPVRTEGDLLIQYDLSQGGVNPVLSLSRWVTTGAASQCEASNKLPCWSAKQALAGDAVGSINTSAILAADSDGLGPVSARTFGEATIDFDALVPGAGCNAFAYAYLKSRSSDSFTAAVKDFIAPVNPGLNTCGALKIHKTRDHYAATTHPSPQAGVQFAVTRGGVAIAGSPFTTDANGDICISGLEQATYRVTETVPTGYTVSTANPQDVAVSGVGDCTSGAATANFHNVPKTDIAVSATSQVTGGTASTISCTNGGGSVTTPSGTASLSTLNLAPGTYVCTITVLAAPAP is encoded by the coding sequence ATGCTCCACAGCTCCCTCCGGGCGCGCATCCGTACGCTGCGCCTCGTCCCTGCTGCGTTCCTGATCGCGTTGGCGCCCGCCCTCGTCCCTGCGGGGTCACAGGCCGTCGTCGACAGCACCTTCAACACCCAGGACGGCGACCTCGCCGTCAACCCGGCCCCCGACTGGGCCGGCGTCTCGGAGACCCGCCAGCCCGACCAGCCGACCGGAGCCTCGGACGACTCCTTCGGCAACGGCACGAAGGAGGACACGGCGGTCCCCGCCGTGATCGACGGTTCCATCCCCAACAACAAGTCGGACCTGAAGAACTTCGGCGTCTACTTCGAGGACAGCGCCCAGGGCCGCTTCCTCCACCTGTTCTGGCACCGCGTCCAGGAGCCGTCCGGTACGACCAACATGGACTTCGAGTTCAACCACTCCAGCACCCTCTCGGCCAACGGGGTCACGCCGGTGCGCACCGAGGGCGACCTGCTGATCCAGTACGACCTGTCGCAGGGCGGGGTCAACCCGGTCCTCAGCCTGTCGCGCTGGGTGACCACGGGCGCAGCGTCCCAGTGCGAGGCGTCCAACAAGCTGCCGTGCTGGAGCGCCAAGCAGGCGCTTGCCGGGGACGCGGTCGGGTCGATCAACACCTCGGCGATCCTGGCGGCGGACTCCGACGGCCTCGGGCCGGTCTCCGCACGGACGTTCGGCGAGGCGACGATCGACTTCGACGCCCTCGTGCCCGGGGCGGGCTGCAACGCCTTCGCCTACGCCTACCTGAAGAGCCGCTCCTCCGACTCGTTCACGGCGGCGGTGAAGGACTTCATCGCTCCGGTGAACCCCGGCCTCAACACCTGTGGCGCGCTCAAGATCCACAAGACGCGCGACCACTACGCGGCCACGACGCACCCGAGCCCGCAGGCCGGCGTCCAGTTCGCGGTGACCAGGGGTGGCGTGGCGATCGCGGGCTCGCCGTTCACCACCGATGCCAACGGCGACATCTGCATCAGCGGCCTCGAGCAGGCCACGTACCGGGTCACCGAGACGGTCCCGACGGGTTACACCGTCTCGACGGCGAACCCGCAGGACGTCGCGGTCAGCGGAGTCGGTGACTGCACCTCGGGTGCGGCGACGGCGAACTTCCACAACGTGCCGAAGACCGACATCGCCGTCAGTGCGACCAGTCAGGTTACCGGCGGCACGGCATCGACGATCTCGTGCACCAACGGAGGCGGTTCGGTCACGACGCCGAGCGGCACGGCATCCCTGTCCACCCTCAACCTCGCACCCGGAACCTACGTCTGCACCATCACCGTCCTGGCCGCCCCTGCGCCCTGA
- a CDS encoding DMT family transporter, giving the protein MLVVVLALGGAAAYGVADFVGGLLSRRTSAWAVAFTAALGAGVLAVLAAPFLPGSPTAHDLWWGAAGGVGAGVGTGFLYRGLAAGRMGVVAPISGVGAAVVPVLVALALGERPDLLVWVGVACALPGIWLVARDPRGPASGGAAAGVLDGLLAGLGFGAQFAALGQIQEGAGYLPLGVNQLVGAAVVAALALGTRAAWAPRDRAAYGGVVSGLLGLAATAAFTVAAQRGSLTVPAILTSLYPAFTILLAAIVLRERILRDQALGLALCGAAVVLVAAG; this is encoded by the coding sequence ATGCTCGTCGTGGTCCTCGCCCTCGGCGGCGCCGCGGCCTACGGCGTCGCCGACTTCGTCGGCGGTCTCCTCTCCCGGCGTACGTCGGCGTGGGCGGTCGCCTTCACGGCCGCGCTCGGCGCCGGCGTGCTGGCCGTCCTGGCCGCCCCGTTCCTGCCCGGCTCCCCCACGGCCCACGACCTGTGGTGGGGCGCTGCCGGTGGCGTCGGCGCCGGCGTCGGCACCGGGTTCCTCTACCGCGGCCTCGCCGCCGGCCGCATGGGTGTCGTGGCCCCGATCTCGGGAGTCGGTGCGGCGGTCGTTCCGGTCCTGGTCGCGCTCGCACTCGGCGAGCGGCCCGACCTCCTGGTCTGGGTCGGTGTGGCCTGCGCCCTGCCCGGCATCTGGCTCGTCGCACGTGACCCGCGCGGCCCCGCGAGCGGCGGTGCGGCGGCCGGAGTGCTCGACGGCCTCCTGGCAGGCCTGGGCTTCGGGGCCCAGTTCGCCGCGCTCGGGCAGATCCAGGAAGGCGCCGGGTACCTCCCGCTCGGCGTCAACCAGCTCGTCGGGGCGGCCGTCGTGGCTGCCCTGGCCCTCGGCACGCGGGCGGCGTGGGCCCCGCGCGACCGTGCGGCGTACGGCGGCGTCGTGTCCGGCCTGCTCGGCCTGGCCGCGACCGCGGCGTTCACGGTGGCGGCTCAGCGCGGCTCACTGACGGTTCCCGCGATCCTCACGTCCCTCTACCCGGCGTTCACGATCCTGCTGGCGGCGATCGTGCTGCGCGAGCGGATCCTCCGGGACCAGGCCCTCGGGCTGGCCCTGTGTGGTGCCGCCGTGGTCCTCGTCGCGGCCGGCTGA
- a CDS encoding PIG-L deacetylase family protein: protein MATIVSLHAHPDDEALLTGGWLAQRARGGDRVVLVFATDGEAGLSDHHGPLGVLRRAEGEASARALGAARVVWMGHADSGMADAPTTVAGRFVDVPVSVAARTVADVLDVEDADILTGYDANGGYGHPDHVAVHRVARAAQEIARRRPLLLEATRDRTGLVRLLRVVRPLASLLPGLTLPRDDIYADPAEVVRVDVRDAVEAKRAALAAHASQATGGVRTVRILLALPGPLARRVLGREWFVEVP from the coding sequence GTGGCGACGATCGTGTCGCTGCACGCCCACCCAGACGACGAGGCGTTGCTGACCGGCGGCTGGCTGGCCCAGCGCGCCCGGGGCGGTGACCGGGTCGTCCTCGTCTTCGCGACCGACGGCGAGGCCGGCCTCAGCGACCACCACGGTCCCCTCGGCGTGCTGCGGCGGGCGGAGGGCGAGGCGTCGGCCCGCGCTCTGGGTGCGGCCCGCGTCGTCTGGATGGGCCACGCCGACTCGGGGATGGCAGACGCACCCACGACCGTCGCGGGCCGTTTCGTCGACGTACCGGTCTCCGTCGCGGCCCGCACCGTCGCCGACGTGCTCGACGTGGAGGACGCCGACATCCTCACCGGCTACGACGCCAACGGGGGCTACGGGCACCCCGACCACGTGGCGGTCCACCGGGTCGCGCGGGCCGCGCAGGAGATCGCCCGGCGGCGGCCGTTGCTGCTGGAGGCGACCCGGGACCGCACGGGGCTGGTGCGCCTGCTCCGCGTCGTACGCCCGCTGGCGTCGCTGCTGCCCGGACTCACGCTGCCCCGGGACGACATCTACGCCGACCCGGCCGAGGTCGTGCGGGTCGACGTGCGGGACGCGGTCGAGGCCAAGCGCGCCGCCCTGGCCGCCCATGCCAGCCAGGCGACCGGGGGTGTCCGCACCGTACGGATACTGCTCGCGCTCCCGGGTCCGCTCGCGCGGCGGGTTCTGGGCCGCGAGTGGTTCGTCGAGGTGCCCTGA
- a CDS encoding RNA polymerase sigma factor, which yields MNADDHKAVAATTPRKTTTAKAPAKKAAATPAAAPVAKKAAAPRKAAAKKAEAVVSSAEVEEALSAPAIVDAAGNKILADVSDAIVEKQLDSEEIKEVEKESESFVISSSDDTDEPVQQVMVAGATADPVKDYLKQIGKVPLLNAEMEVELAKRIEAGLFASEKLAQGGKISPKLQDELEWITADGGRAKNHLLEANLRLVVSLAKRYTGRGMLFLDLIQEGNLGLIRAVEKFDYTKGYKFSTYATWWIRQAITRAMADQARTIRIPVHMVEVINKLARVQRQMLQDLGREPTPEELAKELDMTPEKVIEVQKYGREPISLHTPLGEDGDSEFGDLIEDSEAIVPADAVSFTLLQEQLHAVLDTLSEREAGVVSMRFGLTDGQPKTLDEIGKVYGVTRERIRQIESKTMSKLRHPSRSQVLRDYLD from the coding sequence ATGAACGCCGACGACCACAAGGCCGTCGCCGCGACCACGCCGCGCAAGACCACCACCGCCAAGGCCCCGGCCAAGAAGGCCGCCGCGACCCCGGCCGCCGCGCCTGTCGCGAAGAAGGCTGCGGCTCCGCGCAAGGCCGCTGCGAAGAAGGCGGAGGCCGTTGTCTCCTCCGCCGAGGTCGAGGAGGCCCTGTCGGCCCCCGCGATCGTCGACGCCGCGGGCAACAAGATCCTGGCCGACGTCTCCGACGCGATCGTCGAGAAGCAGCTCGACTCCGAGGAGATCAAGGAGGTCGAGAAGGAGTCCGAGTCCTTCGTCATCTCCTCCAGCGACGACACCGACGAGCCGGTCCAGCAGGTCATGGTCGCGGGCGCGACCGCCGACCCGGTCAAGGACTACCTCAAGCAGATCGGCAAGGTCCCGCTCCTCAACGCCGAGATGGAGGTCGAGCTCGCCAAGCGCATCGAGGCCGGTCTCTTCGCGTCCGAGAAGCTCGCCCAGGGCGGCAAGATCTCCCCGAAGCTCCAGGACGAGCTCGAGTGGATCACCGCCGACGGCGGCCGCGCCAAGAACCACCTGCTCGAGGCCAACCTGCGTCTCGTCGTCTCCCTCGCCAAGCGCTACACGGGCCGCGGCATGCTCTTCCTGGACCTGATCCAGGAGGGCAACCTCGGTCTGATCCGCGCCGTCGAGAAGTTCGACTACACCAAGGGCTACAAGTTCTCGACCTACGCGACGTGGTGGATCCGCCAGGCGATCACCCGCGCCATGGCCGACCAGGCCCGCACCATCCGCATCCCGGTGCACATGGTCGAGGTCATCAACAAGCTCGCGCGCGTGCAGCGCCAGATGCTCCAGGACCTGGGCCGCGAGCCCACGCCGGAGGAGCTGGCCAAGGAGCTCGACATGACCCCGGAGAAGGTCATCGAGGTCCAGAAGTACGGCCGCGAGCCGATCTCGCTGCACACCCCGCTCGGTGAGGACGGCGACTCCGAGTTCGGTGACCTGATCGAGGACTCCGAGGCGATCGTCCCGGCCGATGCGGTCTCGTTCACGCTCCTCCAGGAGCAGCTGCACGCGGTCCTCGACACGCTCTCCGAGCGTGAGGCGGGCGTCGTCTCGATGCGCTTCGGCCTCACCGACGGCCAGCCCAAGACCCTCGACGAGATCGGCAAGGTCTACGGCGTGACGCGTGAGCGCATCCGCCAGATCGAGTCCAAGACGATGTCGAAGCTGCGGCACCCGTCGCGCTCGCAGGTCCTGCGCGACTACCTCGACTGA